One Synechococcus sp. PROS-9-1 DNA window includes the following coding sequences:
- a CDS encoding aldehyde dehydrogenase family protein: MVSPSPNEAFQAADLKTLRSPVVSGQTRPEAWRRLQLKRLSDLLDRHEADILQALRIDLAKPELEGMFEIVALLQELKITRRRLKTWMRPRRIPVPIAQRPGRAQLIREPLGCVLVIGPWNYPFMLTFQPLISALAAGNTVVLKPSEHAPAAAALITRLITEGFPSDVVRVVNGDGSTAAALVDLGFDHIFFTGSGTIGAKVLAGAACHLTPVTLELGGKNPAVVLDSADLAVTARRLIWGKGINAGQTCIAPDHLLVQTSIRERLVQALQEERRNLYGDDPLASADLSCLIHDRHFQHLEGLLATARAEGRILFGGECDRQRRKIAPTLIEVHSDQDPLMAEEIFGPLLPILTVETLDDAITRIQQQDKPLAIYLFGGDRNDQSAVLQRTSSGGVCFNDVVMQKGVPELPFGGVGPSGMGTYQAEAGFQTFSHERSVLSRPFFLDIRHRYPPYTLNPAIFRRFVS, translated from the coding sequence ATGGTCAGCCCCTCCCCCAACGAGGCCTTTCAAGCTGCTGATTTAAAGACCCTCCGCTCCCCTGTCGTGTCGGGTCAAACCCGACCGGAAGCTTGGCGGCGCCTGCAATTAAAACGCCTTAGTGACCTGCTCGATCGCCATGAAGCAGACATCCTTCAAGCCCTTCGTATCGACCTCGCCAAGCCAGAGCTGGAGGGGATGTTTGAAATTGTGGCTTTGCTTCAAGAATTAAAAATCACGCGACGACGCCTCAAGACCTGGATGCGACCTCGACGCATCCCTGTGCCGATCGCGCAACGGCCAGGGCGGGCCCAACTCATCCGAGAGCCCTTGGGCTGTGTGCTCGTGATCGGGCCGTGGAACTACCCCTTCATGCTGACGTTCCAGCCCCTGATTAGTGCCCTTGCGGCGGGAAACACCGTTGTCTTGAAACCCTCGGAGCATGCCCCTGCCGCCGCAGCCCTGATCACGCGCCTCATCACGGAGGGATTCCCCAGTGATGTGGTGAGAGTGGTGAATGGGGATGGATCCACCGCAGCCGCTCTTGTGGACCTTGGCTTTGACCACATCTTCTTTACCGGTAGCGGAACGATTGGAGCCAAGGTGCTGGCTGGTGCCGCCTGTCATCTCACTCCTGTCACGCTGGAGCTTGGAGGCAAAAATCCTGCTGTCGTGCTCGATAGTGCCGACCTTGCCGTCACAGCACGCCGCTTGATCTGGGGCAAAGGAATCAATGCTGGACAAACCTGCATCGCCCCTGACCACCTCCTGGTTCAGACCAGCATCCGGGAGCGCCTTGTGCAGGCTTTGCAAGAGGAGCGGAGGAATCTGTATGGAGACGATCCACTCGCTTCCGCTGATCTCAGCTGCTTAATCCACGATCGGCATTTTCAACATCTCGAAGGCCTACTAGCAACAGCTCGAGCAGAGGGGCGCATCCTGTTTGGAGGCGAATGCGACCGCCAACGCCGCAAGATCGCACCCACCCTGATTGAGGTTCACAGCGATCAGGACCCCTTAATGGCAGAGGAAATCTTTGGCCCGTTATTACCAATCTTGACTGTGGAGACCTTGGATGACGCCATCACACGCATCCAACAACAAGACAAACCCTTAGCCATCTATCTCTTTGGCGGTGATCGCAACGACCAAAGCGCGGTTCTGCAACGCACCAGTTCAGGTGGGGTCTGCTTCAACGATGTGGTGATGCAAAAGGGGGTTCCGGAATTGCCATTCGGTGGAGTGGGGCCCAGCGGTATGGGCACCTATCAGGCAGAAGCAGGCTTTCAAACCTTCTCCCACGAACGTTCGGTGCTGAGCCGTCCCTTTTTTCTAGACATTCGTCACCGCTACCCGCCGTATACATTGAATCCTGCGATATTTCGCCGTTTTGTGAGCTGA
- a CDS encoding alpha-amylase family protein, whose amino-acid sequence MTKQQPWWNGAVIYQLIVRSFADGNGDGIGDLQGLANRLPYLRWLGVEAIWLTPIYPSPLQDGGYDITDFKSIHPELGDLAAFHRVLIAAHSHGIKVVMDLVLNHTSTLHPWFQRARWAPEGSPERDVYVWSDDPKRYADAPVLFRHFESSNWEWDEVAQQYYFHRFLRHQPDLNYDSPIVQKEMLDVVDFWIERGVDGFRLDAVPFLFETEGSRCEGLPETHEFLKRLRARVDSHGKDVLLLAEAIQPVEEAAPYLADDELHGAFNFALTAHLFASIASGTVEALRECLQAAQNAVGGSRWALPLRNHDELWLGDGHLVSEDVIQTIRAGLHQGQGHWLNWGINRRLAPLLNGDPGSNRVMHALLYSLPGLPCLYYGDELGMGDWPGLRDRDPNRTPMAWTPGRNGGFSTAPDPLLVLPPITAPGYDYRVVNVEVQKQLPGSLLNWHRRMLTCRKLLPALRNGGFELLECAHPGVIVYVRTNATMTVMVAANLSAAGASFRLDLSRWSGERTREVLWGCDFPPADADWFVYLAAHGFSWWLIGEVEESDNSSEDFEGQQDKLSPDPSGALGSPTSASSRRA is encoded by the coding sequence ATGACTAAGCAGCAGCCGTGGTGGAACGGCGCCGTCATCTATCAGCTGATCGTGCGCAGCTTCGCCGATGGCAATGGCGATGGTATTGGCGACTTGCAGGGCCTGGCCAATCGCCTGCCCTATCTGCGTTGGTTGGGAGTTGAAGCGATCTGGCTGACCCCGATTTATCCATCACCACTGCAGGACGGTGGTTATGACATCACCGACTTCAAGTCCATTCATCCAGAACTGGGTGATTTGGCGGCTTTTCATCGGGTCTTGATCGCTGCTCACTCACATGGCATCAAGGTGGTGATGGACCTGGTGCTGAATCACACCAGCACACTCCATCCTTGGTTTCAGCGCGCCCGTTGGGCCCCAGAAGGCAGTCCAGAACGGGATGTGTATGTGTGGAGTGATGACCCCAAGCGCTATGCAGATGCACCAGTGCTGTTCCGTCATTTCGAGTCTTCGAACTGGGAATGGGACGAGGTGGCGCAGCAGTACTACTTCCACCGTTTTTTGCGCCATCAACCCGACCTCAATTACGACAGTCCAATCGTGCAAAAGGAGATGCTCGATGTGGTGGATTTTTGGATTGAACGGGGCGTGGATGGTTTCCGTCTCGATGCGGTTCCCTTCCTTTTTGAAACCGAGGGATCTCGTTGTGAGGGCTTGCCTGAAACCCATGAATTCCTCAAGCGCTTACGCGCAAGGGTGGACAGCCATGGCAAGGATGTGTTGCTCCTCGCTGAAGCGATTCAACCAGTGGAGGAGGCCGCTCCTTACCTCGCCGATGATGAATTGCATGGAGCTTTCAACTTCGCCCTAACGGCTCATTTGTTTGCCTCGATTGCCAGCGGAACGGTGGAGGCCTTGCGCGAGTGCTTGCAGGCAGCTCAGAACGCTGTGGGGGGTAGTAGGTGGGCCTTGCCTCTACGCAATCACGATGAGCTTTGGCTTGGCGATGGCCATCTGGTTTCAGAAGACGTGATTCAAACGATCCGAGCCGGATTGCATCAGGGGCAGGGGCATTGGCTGAATTGGGGCATCAACCGGCGTCTTGCGCCTTTGCTCAATGGTGATCCTGGTTCCAATCGGGTGATGCATGCCCTGCTTTACAGCCTTCCAGGACTTCCCTGCCTGTACTACGGAGATGAGCTCGGGATGGGGGATTGGCCAGGCTTGCGCGACCGCGACCCGAACCGCACTCCGATGGCCTGGACGCCTGGACGGAATGGTGGATTTTCAACGGCTCCAGATCCCCTGCTGGTGTTGCCACCAATTACCGCTCCCGGATACGACTATCGGGTGGTGAACGTGGAAGTTCAGAAGCAGCTGCCTGGTTCGCTTCTCAATTGGCATCGGCGCATGCTCACCTGCCGCAAGCTTCTTCCAGCCCTACGCAATGGCGGCTTTGAGCTGTTGGAGTGTGCCCATCCTGGCGTGATCGTGTATGTCCGCACGAACGCCACCATGACGGTGATGGTGGCGGCAAATCTCTCCGCTGCTGGGGCATCGTTTCGCCTCGATCTAAGCCGCTGGTCTGGTGAACGCACCCGTGAGGTGCTGTGGGGGTGCGACTTCCCTCCTGCCGATGCCGATTGGTTTGTCTACCTCGCTGCGCATGGGTTCAGCTGGTGGTTGATTGGTGAAGTGGAGGAATCAGACAACAGCAGCGAGGACTTTGAGGGTCAGCAGGACAAATTGAGTCCTGATCCCTCTGGAGCCTTGGGATCTCCCACCTCCGCCTCTTCTAGAAGGGCTTGA
- a CDS encoding glycerol-3-phosphate dehydrogenase/oxidase yields MADQRFDLVVIGGGASGCSVAYEAVRRGLRVALLEGHDLGSGTSCRSTKLLHGGVRYLELAFKTADLAQLRLVREALLERGHWLEQAPFLAQRLELALPSDCRLGQAYYRIGLGLYDALSGRAGIGSSRMLSSKQLHQALPLLRPDVQRGVAYSDGQFDDARLNLLLALTAERAGAVIRTRTKVRELERNSQGQICAAISENNQGEQERWEARAVVNATGIHADAIRRMADPNCSMRMLTSRGVHLVLRANLCPEGLGLLLPSTDDGRVLFMLPFFGRTLVGTTDTKCSQAGATAPSEDEKNYLIDYVKRWFPDLGDPDVGSCWAGGRPLLKPSGAEVNSSRVVREHEVETLNSGLISVMGGKWTTCRPMAIDTLQAVEKQLGSSLSDPAALPLIGADQDPKRTPALLQEQVRALERLLPETSLRDQQRAHLQSSFGLEAAALVASWSESDREPLSDVIPVCRGELRHAISAEHACTATDVLARRCRLAMVDQQEAERLLPQVQALLEEAEVGDPKAPEGSGLNLSC; encoded by the coding sequence ATGGCTGATCAACGTTTTGACCTCGTCGTCATCGGCGGCGGCGCCAGTGGATGCAGCGTGGCCTATGAAGCGGTCCGCCGCGGCCTGAGGGTTGCTCTGCTCGAGGGCCATGACCTCGGCAGTGGCACCAGCTGCCGCAGCACCAAGCTCCTGCATGGAGGGGTTCGTTATCTCGAACTTGCTTTCAAAACAGCCGACCTCGCCCAATTGCGCTTGGTTCGAGAAGCCTTGCTGGAGCGAGGCCACTGGCTGGAACAAGCCCCGTTCTTAGCCCAACGCCTTGAACTGGCCCTGCCCAGCGACTGTCGTCTTGGCCAGGCCTACTACCGCATCGGCCTTGGGCTTTATGACGCCCTGTCCGGTCGTGCCGGGATCGGCAGCAGCCGCATGCTTTCCTCCAAGCAACTCCACCAAGCACTCCCTCTTCTGCGTCCCGATGTTCAACGCGGAGTGGCCTACAGCGACGGGCAATTCGATGATGCTCGCCTGAATCTGCTGCTGGCTCTCACTGCTGAACGGGCCGGTGCTGTGATTCGGACCCGCACCAAGGTTCGGGAGCTGGAACGCAACAGCCAGGGACAGATCTGTGCCGCCATCAGCGAAAACAACCAAGGGGAGCAAGAGCGCTGGGAAGCCAGGGCAGTGGTGAATGCCACAGGCATCCATGCGGATGCCATCCGCCGGATGGCTGATCCCAACTGCTCCATGCGCATGCTCACCAGCAGGGGAGTGCATTTGGTTTTAAGAGCAAACCTCTGTCCTGAGGGACTCGGCTTGCTGTTGCCATCCACCGATGACGGACGCGTTCTGTTCATGTTGCCGTTCTTTGGACGCACGCTGGTCGGCACCACAGACACAAAGTGCTCGCAAGCGGGCGCAACGGCTCCATCTGAAGACGAGAAAAACTATTTAATCGATTATGTGAAGCGCTGGTTCCCCGATCTGGGTGATCCCGATGTGGGGAGCTGCTGGGCAGGTGGACGACCGCTGCTCAAGCCATCCGGTGCTGAGGTAAATAGCAGCAGGGTGGTCCGTGAGCATGAGGTTGAGACGTTGAACAGTGGCCTCATCAGCGTGATGGGGGGCAAATGGACCACTTGCAGACCGATGGCGATCGACACCCTGCAGGCGGTGGAAAAGCAATTGGGGAGCTCCCTTTCAGACCCAGCTGCCTTGCCGCTGATCGGAGCAGATCAAGACCCCAAACGCACTCCAGCACTGCTGCAAGAGCAAGTCCGCGCCCTGGAACGCCTGCTGCCGGAGACCTCTCTACGTGATCAACAACGGGCCCACCTCCAATCCAGTTTCGGATTAGAAGCGGCTGCACTCGTGGCCAGCTGGAGTGAAAGCGACCGTGAGCCTTTGAGCGATGTCATCCCCGTTTGCCGTGGTGAATTACGGCATGCCATCAGCGCCGAACACGCCTGTACCGCAACGGATGTCCTCGCCCGTCGCTGCCGCTTGGCCATGGTGGATCAACAGGAAGCCGAGCGGCTGCTCCCGCAGGTTCAAGCCCTTCTAGAAGAGGCGGAGGTGGGAGATCCCAAGGCTCCAGAGGGATCAGGACTCAATTTGTCCTGCTGA
- a CDS encoding glycerol kinase produces MAMAAPPLLLALDQGTSSSRAALFDTDGRPVASASAPLEIHYPADGWVEQSPTAIWESQRLAMSRLEQAITPEQRQAVISCGITNQRETTTLWKRSDGSPCGPALVWQDGRTADLCEQWKASGLETSWRAKTGLMLDPYFSASKIRWLLDHETTASSAAAQGDLCFGTVESWLLWQLSGGTIHATDMSNASRTLLMDLERRQWIDDACAEIGLPKQALPELRPCRGDFGVIQAGLPFAGVPIQALLGDQQAATLGQLCLKPGEGKCTYGTGAFLVVNTGSSIRHSDAGLLSTLGWTDEHGTPTYCLEGSLFNAGTVVQWLRDGLGIIGSAEEVNPLAQEVENAAGVMLVPAFTGWGTPHWDPSARGLLIGITRDTRRGHIARAALEGIALSVASLVELAEQAMEQSLGELAVDGGAAASDLLLQAQADSTGLRVRRPVHLESTARGVALLAGLQAGAISDLKDLVPNRSQDSSVFEPQQTLEQRQRWRQRWNDAVSRSLHWNG; encoded by the coding sequence ATGGCTATGGCAGCACCGCCCCTCCTGCTCGCACTAGATCAAGGCACCAGCAGCTCACGCGCTGCTCTCTTCGATACGGATGGCCGCCCAGTCGCCAGCGCTTCCGCTCCCCTTGAAATTCACTACCCCGCCGATGGCTGGGTGGAACAAAGTCCTACGGCGATCTGGGAGAGCCAGCGCCTGGCGATGAGCCGCCTTGAGCAGGCGATCACTCCAGAGCAGCGGCAAGCCGTGATCAGCTGCGGCATCACCAATCAGCGCGAAACCACCACGCTCTGGAAACGAAGCGATGGCAGCCCCTGCGGCCCAGCCCTGGTCTGGCAGGACGGCCGCACCGCCGATCTCTGTGAGCAATGGAAGGCAAGCGGCCTTGAAACGAGCTGGAGAGCCAAAACCGGCCTGATGCTCGACCCCTATTTCAGCGCGAGCAAAATTCGCTGGCTGCTCGACCATGAAACTACCGCAAGCAGTGCCGCGGCCCAGGGTGATCTCTGCTTTGGAACGGTGGAGAGCTGGCTCCTATGGCAGCTCAGTGGCGGCACCATTCATGCCACAGACATGAGCAATGCCAGCCGCACCCTGTTGATGGATCTGGAACGGCGGCAATGGATCGATGACGCCTGCGCTGAAATTGGCTTACCCAAGCAGGCCCTCCCCGAACTCAGGCCATGCCGTGGAGATTTCGGAGTGATCCAAGCAGGCTTGCCCTTCGCTGGCGTGCCTATTCAAGCGCTGCTTGGTGACCAACAGGCAGCCACCCTGGGGCAACTCTGCCTGAAACCAGGCGAAGGAAAATGCACCTACGGCACCGGCGCCTTTCTCGTGGTGAACACCGGCAGCAGCATCCGCCATTCCGACGCTGGCCTGCTGAGCACCCTGGGCTGGACCGATGAGCACGGCACCCCCACCTATTGCCTAGAAGGAAGCCTGTTTAATGCGGGCACGGTGGTGCAATGGCTGCGCGACGGCCTCGGCATCATTGGCAGTGCCGAGGAGGTCAATCCCCTGGCGCAAGAGGTGGAGAACGCCGCCGGGGTGATGCTTGTTCCAGCCTTCACCGGATGGGGCACACCCCACTGGGACCCCAGTGCCCGTGGTTTATTGATCGGGATCACCCGCGACACCCGCCGAGGCCATATCGCCCGAGCCGCCCTGGAAGGAATCGCCCTCTCCGTTGCCAGTCTTGTGGAGTTGGCAGAGCAAGCCATGGAGCAAAGCCTCGGGGAGCTTGCAGTGGATGGGGGAGCAGCGGCTTCTGACCTTCTCCTGCAAGCCCAAGCCGACAGCACTGGTTTACGCGTGCGCCGCCCCGTTCATCTGGAAAGCACCGCTCGCGGTGTGGCCCTGCTGGCTGGCTTGCAAGCCGGCGCGATTTCAGACCTCAAAGACCTGGTGCCGAATCGCAGCCAAGACTCCAGCGTGTTTGAGCCCCAACAAACCCTGGAGCAACGCCAACGTTGGCGCCAACGTTGGAACGATGCTGTGAGCAGGAGCCTTCACTGGAATGGCTGA
- a CDS encoding glycoside hydrolase family 13 protein, with protein MGPEACKGMVETQRISRFPSWVAEAVVYQIFPDRFRRSGRVEAQQGLALQPWGTDPAEQGFQGGDLYGVIDALDHLQGLGVTCLYLTPVFRSAANHRYHAYDYFEVDPLLGGNAALDALIAAVHQRGMRLILDGVFNHCGRGFWAFHHLLENGDRSPYRDWFHVHQWPLRPYPRKGQDCGYSCWWCDPALPKFNHDHPPVKEHLLAVGRHWLERGIDGWRLDVPDEVPAAFWMEFRRMVKAVNPEAWIVGEIWGDARSWLQGEHFDGVMNYRLGWSSLCWVAGTRLRRSYRNPMYPLRPLETEALLEIWAETKGWYVQEVNRCQLNLLDSHDVPRALHTLKGDGQALALAMLLLMLQPGAPCLYYGTEVGLEGGPEPGCREAMPWEAPWPHDLRKLILTLTKIRQQVEAVRDRGLLWQAYTPDGLMGRAPGVVVVVNRSRRKALPLESHDVAQVGWDTDGALIGTYQEARHTLGPQSAVLFKALG; from the coding sequence ATGGGACCAGAGGCCTGCAAAGGAATGGTGGAGACACAACGCATTAGCAGGTTTCCCTCCTGGGTTGCTGAGGCGGTGGTCTACCAAATTTTTCCCGATCGTTTTCGCCGCAGTGGCCGGGTGGAAGCGCAGCAGGGCTTGGCGTTGCAGCCCTGGGGAACAGATCCTGCAGAACAGGGTTTTCAGGGGGGAGATCTCTATGGAGTGATCGACGCTCTCGACCACCTTCAGGGGTTGGGAGTGACCTGCTTGTACCTGACGCCGGTGTTTCGTTCGGCGGCCAATCATCGCTATCACGCCTACGACTACTTCGAGGTGGATCCTCTCTTGGGAGGCAATGCTGCGCTTGATGCCTTGATTGCGGCGGTGCATCAACGGGGCATGCGCCTGATCCTCGATGGGGTATTCAACCATTGTGGGCGCGGCTTTTGGGCGTTTCATCACCTGCTGGAAAACGGGGATCGCTCTCCCTATCGCGACTGGTTCCATGTGCATCAGTGGCCGCTTCGGCCTTATCCGCGGAAGGGCCAAGACTGTGGTTACAGCTGTTGGTGGTGTGATCCTGCGCTGCCGAAGTTCAACCACGACCATCCGCCCGTGAAGGAGCACCTGTTAGCGGTTGGTAGGCACTGGTTGGAACGGGGAATCGATGGTTGGCGCTTGGACGTGCCTGATGAGGTGCCTGCGGCGTTTTGGATGGAGTTTCGGCGCATGGTGAAAGCCGTGAATCCCGAGGCCTGGATCGTGGGTGAAATTTGGGGAGATGCCAGGTCTTGGCTGCAGGGAGAGCATTTCGATGGCGTGATGAATTACCGCTTGGGCTGGAGCAGCCTTTGTTGGGTGGCGGGCACGCGTTTGCGACGCAGCTACCGCAACCCGATGTACCCGTTGCGCCCCCTGGAGACGGAGGCATTGCTTGAGATCTGGGCTGAGACAAAGGGTTGGTACGTACAGGAGGTGAACCGCTGCCAACTCAATCTTCTAGACAGTCACGATGTGCCTAGGGCGTTGCACACTCTTAAAGGGGATGGTCAGGCCTTGGCATTGGCGATGCTTCTGTTGATGCTTCAGCCCGGGGCCCCTTGCCTCTATTACGGAACGGAAGTGGGTCTGGAGGGCGGTCCAGAACCGGGCTGCCGTGAGGCGATGCCGTGGGAGGCGCCTTGGCCCCATGATTTGCGCAAGCTGATCTTGACGTTGACCAAGATCCGCCAACAGGTAGAGGCGGTGAGGGATCGTGGGCTGTTGTGGCAGGCCTACACCCCTGACGGCCTCATGGGACGCGCGCCTGGGGTGGTGGTGGTGGTAAACCGCTCTCGGAGGAAGGCTTTGCCTCTTGAGTCTCACGACGTTGCACAAGTTGGCTGGGACACGGATGGTGCGTTGATTGGTACGTACCAGGAGGCTCGCCATACACTTGGTCCTCAATCAGCGGTGCTGTTTAAAGCTCTGGGATGA
- the aroQ gene encoding type II 3-dehydroquinate dehydratase, with the protein MHLLLLNGPNLNLLGQREPGLYGRQTLDQIETALSERASADGLTLECFQSNFEGALVDRIHQAMGKVDGILINAGAYTHTSIAIRDALLGTAIPYVELHLSNTHAREPFRHRSFLADRAVGVICGFGPVSYDLALDGLVRHLRKSASGGEG; encoded by the coding sequence ATGCACCTTTTGCTGCTCAACGGCCCCAACCTCAATCTGCTGGGTCAGCGGGAACCAGGCCTCTACGGACGCCAGACCCTCGATCAGATCGAGACGGCACTCAGCGAGCGGGCCAGCGCTGATGGCCTAACGCTGGAGTGTTTCCAGAGCAATTTCGAAGGTGCCCTGGTGGATCGCATCCATCAGGCGATGGGAAAGGTGGATGGAATCCTGATCAACGCAGGGGCCTACACCCACACCTCGATTGCGATCCGTGATGCCCTGCTGGGGACAGCGATCCCCTATGTGGAGCTGCACTTGAGCAACACCCATGCCCGTGAACCATTTCGGCATCGTTCGTTTCTGGCCGATCGAGCCGTTGGTGTGATTTGTGGTTTTGGACCCGTGAGCTACGACTTGGCCCTCGATGGCTTGGTCCGTCACCTGCGCAAATCTGCGAGCGGAGGGGAGGGTTGA
- a CDS encoding tRNA-(ms[2]io[6]A)-hydroxylase: MPPTSVASIRWLAAPTSASWLQQAISRPMEVLIDHAHCERKAAGSAVQLMFRYLCEPGLGEVLSPLAREELEHFEQVLALLQARGRYLEPLPSPGYGGFLAKHIRKGEPLRMLDSFLVAGLIEARSHERMALLAEHSLEQDLKDLYGSLLLSEARHFGLYWVLCEQRWDRSVIVPRLEELAQVEVQALTGVLEKPEDVRMHSCGVDSF, from the coding sequence ATGCCCCCAACGTCTGTGGCCAGCATCCGCTGGTTGGCTGCACCCACGAGTGCCTCTTGGCTGCAGCAAGCGATTTCGAGACCGATGGAGGTCTTGATTGATCATGCGCACTGTGAGCGCAAAGCAGCTGGTTCGGCGGTGCAGCTGATGTTTCGCTACCTCTGCGAACCAGGCTTGGGGGAAGTGTTGAGTCCGTTGGCGCGCGAGGAGCTCGAGCATTTCGAGCAGGTGCTTGCCTTGCTGCAGGCGCGAGGACGCTATCTGGAACCCTTGCCTTCCCCAGGGTATGGAGGCTTTCTTGCCAAGCACATCCGCAAAGGAGAGCCGCTGCGGATGCTCGATTCGTTTTTGGTGGCGGGGTTGATCGAAGCGCGTAGCCACGAACGAATGGCCTTGTTGGCGGAGCACAGCCTGGAGCAGGATTTAAAGGACCTTTACGGAAGTTTGTTGTTGAGTGAGGCACGTCATTTCGGCCTCTATTGGGTGCTGTGCGAACAGCGTTGGGATCGCTCGGTGATCGTGCCCCGCTTGGAGGAACTGGCACAGGTTGAAGTTCAAGCTCTAACTGGGGTTTTAGAAAAACCAGAAGATGTGAGGATGCATAGTTGTGGCGTTGATAGTTTCTAG
- a CDS encoding acireductone dioxygenase — MTELRIYATRDTGVETAPEPLLSTSNAVQISAELKMRGIKFQRWPSKPELEQQARQERILEAYASLIASVQKHEGYQTVDVMRVGSDQPNTSSLRQTFLQEHQHQEDEVRFFVEGCGLFSLHIKDEVLQVICEANDWITIPAGTRHWFDMGANPNYCVIRFFKNSGGWVASFTDDPIANHYPGLPCAREQTTQG; from the coding sequence ATGACGGAGCTGAGGATTTACGCAACGCGGGATACGGGCGTTGAGACAGCACCGGAGCCACTCCTCAGCACCAGCAACGCTGTACAGATCAGCGCAGAACTCAAAATGCGGGGAATCAAGTTTCAGCGCTGGCCAAGCAAACCAGAGCTTGAACAACAGGCCAGACAAGAGCGGATTTTGGAGGCCTATGCATCGCTGATTGCTTCCGTCCAAAAACACGAGGGGTACCAAACCGTTGATGTGATGCGCGTTGGGAGCGATCAGCCCAACACCTCATCATTGCGGCAAACATTTCTGCAGGAACACCAACATCAAGAGGATGAAGTGCGCTTTTTTGTGGAAGGTTGCGGCCTCTTCTCACTCCACATCAAAGACGAGGTGCTTCAAGTGATCTGCGAAGCCAATGATTGGATCACAATTCCAGCTGGAACCCGGCACTGGTTCGACATGGGCGCCAACCCGAACTATTGCGTGATTCGTTTTTTCAAAAACTCAGGAGGATGGGTGGCGTCCTTCACCGATGATCCGATCGCCAATCACTATCCAGGCCTTCCTTGCGCAAGGGAACAGACAACCCAGGGCTGA
- a CDS encoding precorrin-2 C(20)-methyltransferase — MPHALQLIGVGPGDPELLTIAAVRAIETADVVAYPVARADAEGMAWTIASRWTRSSQRRLPLVFPMVEEAEPRLKAWRHAADSLASELRRGLAVVLLCEGDASLFASSSYVQLALRKQHPDLTIKLIPGIPAVCAAAAASAAMAIDWPLALQQDGVLIRPCPDHESDLEGLLESAESNSMVLALIKLGQRWPWVRACLERHQLLEGSLFAQRVGWPDQVLARAIEIPAESKPYFSLLLIRQTWPEVLP, encoded by the coding sequence TTGCCTCACGCTCTGCAATTGATCGGAGTGGGCCCTGGTGATCCAGAGCTTCTCACCATTGCTGCTGTTCGCGCGATTGAAACCGCCGATGTCGTGGCTTATCCCGTTGCGCGTGCCGATGCTGAAGGGATGGCTTGGACCATTGCTTCTCGCTGGACGCGTTCTAGTCAGCGGCGCCTGCCTCTGGTTTTTCCGATGGTGGAGGAAGCCGAGCCACGATTGAAGGCTTGGCGCCATGCCGCAGATTCGCTGGCGTCCGAGTTGCGACGAGGTTTGGCGGTGGTTTTGCTCTGCGAAGGCGATGCCTCTTTGTTTGCCTCGAGCAGCTATGTGCAACTGGCGCTGCGCAAGCAGCATCCTGATCTCACAATCAAGCTGATTCCAGGTATTCCCGCGGTTTGTGCCGCCGCCGCCGCTAGCGCAGCGATGGCGATTGATTGGCCCCTTGCCTTGCAGCAAGACGGGGTTCTGATTCGTCCTTGCCCAGACCATGAATCAGATCTGGAGGGGTTGCTTGAATCAGCTGAATCGAACTCCATGGTGCTGGCATTGATCAAGCTCGGTCAGCGATGGCCATGGGTTCGGGCCTGCCTGGAGAGGCATCAGCTGCTCGAGGGCTCTTTGTTTGCGCAACGGGTGGGTTGGCCGGATCAGGTCTTGGCGCGAGCGATCGAGATTCCCGCTGAGTCGAAGCCTTATTTTTCATTGCTGCTGATTCGGCAGACTTGGCCTGAGGTATTGCCGTGA
- a CDS encoding DUF4079 domain-containing protein — translation MTESVSFLTSLNWLGLVHPVLMILFVYPVVGATIRLGILARERRLDLNPIAPTVPVEHADHGRWVTGGMVLAVLVALFHNALAGGMQGDQMLGFLLAVVGAAAAYVALLGAKAVIVKMLWAAACWFTLMLIASQPVLLEWRQAFPTAVWQSHLWGGSALIALMLAAVVMQKQIAGRLWMRRLHVSMNVVVALLLATQAITGTRDLLMR, via the coding sequence GTGACGGAAAGCGTTTCGTTTCTCACGTCCTTGAATTGGCTCGGGCTGGTTCACCCCGTTTTGATGATTTTGTTTGTCTATCCGGTGGTGGGTGCCACGATTCGGCTGGGCATTTTGGCCCGTGAAAGGCGGCTGGATCTCAATCCGATTGCGCCAACGGTGCCTGTGGAACACGCCGATCACGGGCGCTGGGTCACCGGGGGAATGGTGCTGGCGGTGTTGGTGGCTCTATTTCACAACGCCCTGGCTGGTGGGATGCAGGGTGATCAGATGTTGGGCTTCCTGCTGGCTGTTGTGGGTGCTGCAGCGGCTTACGTGGCGTTGTTAGGTGCCAAAGCAGTGATCGTAAAGATGTTGTGGGCAGCAGCCTGTTGGTTCACCCTGATGCTGATTGCCTCTCAGCCTGTATTGCTCGAGTGGCGCCAGGCTTTCCCAACAGCGGTTTGGCAGTCGCACCTTTGGGGTGGTTCGGCCTTAATCGCCCTCATGCTGGCTGCGGTGGTGATGCAAAAGCAGATTGCTGGTCGGCTCTGGATGCGACGGCTGCATGTCTCGATGAATGTTGTTGTTGCTTTGTTGCTAGCAACGCAGGCGATCACGGGAACGCGTGATTTATTGATGCGCTGA